The region GCATCGAGGCGGTTCCGCAGCGTAGGGTAGGAGACGCCATACTGTTTGGCCATGTCCTTGAGATTGCCGCCGGTCCTAAGGAAGCAGAGCACGAAGGCCTGGTCCTCCGGGGCAAGGCGGGCTAATGGCGGCAGGTAGAAACCGCC is a window of Gemmatimonadota bacterium DNA encoding:
- a CDS encoding DUF2089 family protein, with translation GGFYLPPLARLAPEDQAFVLCFLRTGGNLKDMAKQYGVSYPTLRNRLDALVERLVSLAAAESAEDDLGEASSF